Part of the Siniperca chuatsi isolate FFG_IHB_CAS linkage group LG6, ASM2008510v1, whole genome shotgun sequence genome, TTTAATCTCCCCCCACACGTGAGCGAGGGGACAGCCTTTCCTGAAACTTGGCACAGAGTACAGGGTGGGGTAACCAGCTCAGACCGGATTGACAACCTCCCTTTTTAATACTGTTCCCTCGCAGCTTGTTGcgtgtcctcttcctcctcctgtggAGTTTTTCCACAGGGTCTGCTCTGGcagctcccctccctccccccttttcctccacctccctcGCTCTCCTCCCCAGCTCTTAACTGACACAGAGTGCACAAGCTGCACAGcccagctcccagcatgcactctGATCCCCACTGCCCTCTGCCTATCTGTCCTCCACGACCTCTTACTTGGTTTCTTGCAcgagcatgcacacacacccatagATGTAGGCATGCGTACAAGGAAACAGGCACCCAGCCACCTCCACGCACATATATAGTACATAAACATCGTCACTTAGTCATTCCACTCGTGGTTTTTAAGCAGGGAAAATGCCTGCcaaatgcattcaaaattgtTGTGAGCCCTTATTTATTCAGTGCCATCATAAACAAATTTATTGCACATTGTCACACTTGTGCTGCTGTATGCTGTAGTAAATCTGTAAATATACCTGTTGTTTCCAGTAGGTTTACTTTAAAACCAGTTTCAAGCAGTTGTGATGTTCAGCACTGTGGTGTCACTGTATGGCTTCTTTCCAGGGACACTTTCTTAAGGCTGTTAAGTCTTTATATATTGTTGGAATTGGCTGTTTTTGCCACTTGTTGGTGCTCCTTATGTGAGCTACACCTTACAAAAAAGATTATTTACAGCGTTCAACATATGCAGCAAATGTAAAGCTTTCACTGTGAAGTTCAGTTTCAGGTCAGGCACTCACAGAGCACAAAATTACTTTCTTAACTTCAATTAATCGCTTTTGGGTAAGAAACACATCATGGTGAAGGATTTTGATATGGATAGCTTGggtataaaaatacacatttacatgAAACAGCGACACAGAAAGTAATGGGGAAAAAGGAGGacaagacggtttcccagagccagcaaatcagatccagacagcgatactcacaactctcctgctactatagctaacatcacaacatcatcatatcttggcaaactgtagagtaagctgaatgtctgcaggcatgtcatttaacgttacctgacaaacaaatcatggctgaaatagtgttgtgtggctcggtccgagccactttttttgtttcccatttacaagccagggctgtgtacaaacaccggagttTTATTTCAGAGCACACAcggaacggacagctagcgtaCCGTGAGGAGatgtttgctgaatttgacaaaaagacatgtattggattagaatcgaataccccacctttaatgaaTAAAGATGACTTGTTAGAGTGActcattttagattttatttaggGAAAAGGTCAGTACACAGTTTACTTGGATGAAGCATAAGCATGCAGTAGGTAggatagagaaaaaaataatataaacactTCACCAATTTTAAATGGGTCATATTAGTTTGCAGGCCAATTATCAGTATTCATCAACCACCTATGTATGTATACTATTGTACAACAGTTTCAACTTGTTATAGCCATTTCTCATTGTTGTtgcagtttgtctgtgtttgctaGATGTTGCCATGATTTTTGAGACAGAGTTTTGACATATTATGTAATTTTGCAGTCTTTTTTTATGAGTTGTCACATCTTGCTTTTAAAGCTCATATATCATAATGCTGATTACCAAATCTGTTTTATAGCTGATAACAATGCTAATTGGCACGCAACCTGATATGACCCAACTTTGTCTGTGTATTTTGCCTACCCCTTGTATGTTATGAACTGTGAACTAATCCCTTGTACTAAAGATTTTTCAACTGTGTCCTCCATGAACGTTTTGTGTGTGCTGGGTTGTGTTCTGAAGCATTGTGGTGTATATTTCTGACTGTGgtgaatcaattaatcaatattcCTCTCTATCTTTATCCACATAAAGAATGTCAAGAACTGatctattattttcttttactttgtctTTCCCCTCTATCCCATCCCTCTGTCCAACTCTTCTCCCCTCAGACAGGCAGACGGACAGACGGCAGGACGGATACACGGGTGGGGGCTGTGCTAGGCGGCTCGGCGGCAGGCTGGTGGAAGATGTCGTCAGGAGCCGGTGGGAGGGGCGGAAGGCGGCTCAGGGGAACAGCGAGCAGcggtggtggaggagggagaggaggggcaggagaggcagaggaagggCCCGTGGGGATCCCTTTCCCTGAGCACAGCGCAGACATCCTTGGCAGCCTGAACAAGCAGCGGCTCAGTGGCCTTCTGTGTGACGTGCTCCTGGTTACCCAGGACCGGGAGTTCCCAGCTCACCGCTCCGTCTTGGCATCCTGCAGCTCTTACTTCCACAAGCTCTTCACTTCAGGGGCCGCCGCTGACCAACAGAACATCTACAACATCGACTTTGTGGCGGCGGAGGCTCTGGGAGCATTGCTGGACTTTGCCTACACAGCCACATTGACAGTCAGTCACAGCAGTGTGGCTGACATCCTTGCCGCTGCACGTCTCCTGGAAATCCCACCTGTCCAGGATGTCTGTACACACCTGCTGGATACCAAAGTGCTCTCCCCGCCGGTACGAGACTATTATAGAACTAGAAGTGACATGTGTTAAGGTTCAATTTAAGCTTTGAGATAAGATTTGATCTGCCCTGCCTTAATGAGTTAGTGACACCATAAGCAACCCATTGTAAGTGTTGAATGAATTTATAGAAAAGCACAGACCATCTAATATATAGAATAGTTCATGCTGAGTAGATCTGTTGTGGAACTGTAATAATTCATTCAAAATATAGTTGGTTCAGCCACTTGGGGAATGAGGTGTTTGGTCATCATACCACCCACTTCATTAAATAGTCAGCATAGTCAAGCTTACATCATGGCCTTTATCAGTCTCTCTCACTATgccaaacacacatccacagccTTGGGGTTAGTTCAACACATACTCATGCAGAGCCAATAGCGTGTGTGGAAGGACAGCATGCTCTTTCACAGACTACAGACACAGCATATCACAGCTACACTTCAGCACAATCAAGTGTAGCTGTGATATTCTGTGTCTGAATATATAATGCTCTACATCATGTGAAAATCAAAGCTTCGCTTTACTGTGATGATCACATCATGTAGGGCATGTCAAAGACCTTCATGGGCTTCTGGGTGTTTCATTTCAAAGGGTCCGAACCTGTAACATTGCAGTTTGTGGCAAATACAAGGCAAGTTTTTTCTCTTCACAACCCATAAAGAACccaattagtttttatttcctcattGCACATGCATGTGCTCACTTGCAAACTGAGCCCCTGGGTTCGCATCCAGGATACCCAGTAGTTTGCCCATGCTGAAAGACCTTAAAGTTAGGTCTTCCTAGTCAGCCTTAGCTAATGTGCTTTAtagaatgtgattttttttaaatatatttttttcttttctactttGCTACTGTACttctgtctcactctttctcttcccctttctttttttgtgcaaaCTTTCACCGACTTTAAATTTCTCCTTCACTCACTCTCTTTGTTCCCCGTCATGTTTCACTAGGCGGGCAGTGAGCGaagagatgaagatgaagatgaggagggCAAGGGCAGAGGAGGCAGGGAGCCGGGGAACCGGGTGCGGGCCCAGGAGTACCTGGAGTACTTCCAGAGAGGGGCGCactggagcagcagctgcagcacgcCAGAGCTCAGGGACCTGCCCACACACCTGCACTTTAACCATGGTAATGGGGGGGCCCCCAGCAATGGGGCTCCTGCTGTCCCGGGTGAGTACTACTCCCCCCTGGCCCTCGCCTTGGCCCAGGCCCCAATACAGGagccagaggaagaggatgaggatgaagaggaagatgaggacgGGGAAGCGGCGCAGGGGAACGGAGCAAGCCTGGGGTCGTCTTACTACCCTCCATCCCAAAATGGGCACTTCTACCTTCCCTCTGAGTCTAGGCTGGGGCAGGAGATAGAGGTGGAGGATGGAGGTAGGGAGGGGGTGGCGAGGGAGAGGGGTTCTGCCAGTGCCCTCCTGCAGCAGATGATGGACTCCATTGAGAAGCAGAAGGAGCGTGGAACAACCGGGGAGGAACAGGGAGATGGGGATGACCCAGACATGGAATTTTACTTGAATTATTTTAACAGCTCGCAGCATGAGGATAcagcttctgctgctgtgacacaGGGAGTGCCACCGCTCTGGTTATCACGGGGCAGAACAGGCCAAGAgagagtaggaggaggaggagagaggggggttggagagagaggcagcgggggtggaggaggaggaggtggaggagagaggaagatgcGCTCTAAGGCCTTCCAGAAATGCCCCATATGCTCCAAGGTCATTCAAGGAGCAGGCAAGCTACCCCGCCACATCCGAAcgcacacaggagagaaaccctATGAATGCGCCATCTGCAAAGTGCGCTTTACCAGGTAAGCCCAATTAATGAAGTGACTACCCCATGTCACATGTACTAATAGTCTTGGTACTCTTGGCACTGTGGACAAACCGCCCAGCAGTGGGAAACACAACAAAGCCAAGAGCAGGAGTATTAGCACTAACCAACTTAGCTTTGCATTAAGGAGGCAGCGCAGTTTGTGAATCTAAATGTTTACCTTGATCATGGACTGGCTGACTATCCTTAACCAGGTATTtttcattgtcacattgttgCCAAATGCTAATCAAAATGGCATAGAATGGCGTGGAATATTCCAGCTCTGAGAGAGGGGTCATATGGTTATAAAGGTCTGTTTTATTGTGACAGCCTTCATAGCAAAGTCCTGTAATTTTAACATAGGGGTCCTATAAAAGAAGGCTGTGCCATGGTAGTGTTATCTAGTGGAGGGCTGCTATAAAGTGCTGTGTTCTGATATAGAGGGGGATTACAGGCCCTGTATGGTACGCTCTATGTGCTCCAATGCAGTAATTTGAACTTTTGATCTCTGGTTATGCTGATTATTGCCCACGGCAGAGTAGTTATaccacctccctcctctctgtgtgtcactCCTACCTCTCTAATGAAATCTGCCATGTGCCGCTCAGATAAATATGGCTAGTCTACAGCAAGAGACTTGAGTGCACATGGTTTCCCCGTATTTAGGAGTCCTGCCTTTTCCTTGAAATCAttcctttaattaattaatcagttGACTTGTGCTGGAAATAGACACAGTAGGCTAGAAATACCCAGAACCTCTGGTGGCATGGCAGGTAGGGAAGACCAATCTGAATTTGCCTTCTAGCTGAATTTGACCGGCAGTGGGAAGGGGAGTATTGTAATCTTAATCCTGTTTGATCAGGGTTAAGAGTGTGCCTCGCACGGTAATAAATCACTCTGTCCTTTAAATAATTCAGCTGTCAGTGTGCCACTTTGTTccaaggtgtgtatgtgtgagcacGCATGTGTTTCTCCTCACCTatgtaaatgtttctttgttaatttttatatttgtgcCATTTTGAACAGACCTGTAAGGGTTGCAGTAGGTTTATTTGTTTGCTTATATGACAGCTAATCCACttacatggtgtgtgtgtgtgcgcgcgtgtgtgtgtgtgtgtgtgtctgtgtgtgtgtgttcaaataGAGTTGTCTTACCTAGATGTTTAGAAGCTCTCTGCTCTGGGTGTAGAAGGGTTAGACGATTAAAGAGCTCAGGAACTAGAGAGATAGTAAGGGCTGGGGGGGGGCGCGACAAGAGTCAGAGGAAGGCCAAGGCAGCCTGATAAAGTTTAGTGGGTGGTGTGtcagtaaagtaaaaaatgtttcagGATGTCATGAGATGACGTTAGATTTGGTCTTGTTTTTACTAGAGTGTAATTGTTGTATAACTAACGCATTATTGGAAAGTAAGTCTTCCAAATCAGCTATTTCATTTACTTAGAAGTGACACATACTCTTTTACAAAATTCAATCAAATTACGGCTTGTGGGGATAGAACTAGGGTTCTGTAAACTAACGTTTTACAGACTCTTCTATATTTCAGTACTACTCAACAGTGAATGTCAAGTTTTTTTCAGAATGATTCTCAAATTAATTTTCTattcacaaaacacatgcactgGGGTCTGTCAATTGTTATGGTGTCATCCTCAAAGAAAAGTGAACAGAAATCGTAAAAATGCCAACTAACACAGTGACCATTGAGCTCTCTCGTCAGTCTACAGTTATGCTATTGTGTGCAATTACACAGATAAAGATGCAAAGTTTATGGCTTCTCCTCAGATGACCCAATTGCCCTCACAGAATAATCCTACTGGAAGAGATCCAAAAGATGAGATGGTTGTTTAATAGGAAATAAAACCATCCAAAGCATATTAAGCTGACCACTGTACATGTGAGAATAATAATAGAGAGTAATAATATAGGTtaagtatttgtactttatattacattattagtaACTAAGACTGAAAAGAAAACCTGAAGCTGGCTGTGTGCACTGAGTATATTCAAATGGGTGTGAGCTGATTCTCTTGTGcattagaatatttttttttgtgtatacTGATGTGATATTGTCTCCCTCCCAGGCAGGACAAGCTCAAGGTTCATATGCGGAAACATACAGGAGAGAAGCCTTACCTGTGTACGCAATGTGGAGCCGCCTTTGCTCACAACTACGACCTGAAGAACCACATGCGTGTACACACCGGCCTGCGCCCCTATCAGTGCTCAAGCTGCTTTAAGACTTTTGTGCGCTCTGATCACCTGCACCGCCACCTCAAGAAGGACGGCTGCAACGGCATCCCCTCTCGTCGCGGCCGAAAGCCTCGGGTGCGAGAGCCAGGGCTCCTTGATGCTCCCCTGGGCCTGCTGAACCCCAGCTCCGACACGGGCCCTGGGTCTCGTACCATGAGGGGACGGCGGCGCTCGGAGGCATCATCAGCGGCAGAGGTGGAGGGGGCTGCTGAAGCCCATGCACACAGTCCTCAGCTGCAGGAGTTAGCAGGGGAGGCAGGGCCCTGAAGCAGCAGGGGCGACAAGGACACTGCTGGACACCATAGTCACTCTGCACCGCCTGTGAGACAGGCCAgtgaacagagagaaaaaacacacaaaggcaaacttttaaaaaaacaaaaacaaaacaactaacTATTCCTCTATAAACCAAATCAGGGTGTCACAAAAATCTAatctttatatttctttctccttttactTTAGGAAATGGAGTAGACATGCAAGCACTTGAGTCAGTTTATCTGTTGAAGAGCAAAGAACGCTTCAAATCATGCACCCATGACGTCCACTTTCTGGgccatttctttctttataaTATTAGGGGTTTTATACATTGGCATATGTGCTTAGGCAAATGTATGATAGATACAAAGAAATTCTGAGCAACTATGCagttgatttagatttttattggTTTTGTCCTCACAGCCTTCAAGCTCTAAGCAAGGTGTCTATCAAGCACCTTCTGGCTGCTGTACGGGTGAAGCGAGGACAAATCCTCCCAGTGAAAACAACTCTTTTTCTATTCTTTTGCAGGTCTGAAATGTACAGTTACCATAGAAACAACATTGCCACAATATGGCATATGCAAGGAAAACTCACCACAATTTTGATGCAACagttttttctctctaaatgtTCCAGAAAGAATCAGACAAGGGTTTGATTGAAGTGTTACTTTCtctataaaatgcattttaagaaTCTATGGATTGTCTtattgaaaaacacattgatgTTGAGTCAAATCCACTTTAATGGGGGCTCGTCAATTGCAGGACTAGGGAATATGAGGGGTGGagggtttgtgtttttaaagcactACCATTGTCAATGTATCTGTTGGCTTGACTACGTTGCCTCTGATCCCTCATAACCCTGCAATTTCAGcatttctcttttcccttttgattttgtcttaattttgttgttgttccttTTTGTTGACTGCTTCGGGTACTTGACACTTTATAattgtatacatgtatatacagcaGGTGGTGATATGACATTGGTTCCCTCTTAAGGCTGAGGTGTACTTACCAATCGGGTTTTTCCTCTTAGGCTTGATGTCATATTTCTCACAGAGTGAAGCTTGTGagtgaacaaaacaaactgtatgaatgtttgatgaaaaaaaaaacattgagtcACCCATTTGTCCTAAACTTAACACTTGACATGTAGAGTTCCTGCCCAAAGTATGAGGGGGtcgaatgaatgaatgtgcttAACTTTGTGCAGTTTTTCGGAATCTGTCCTTGTGTGACAAGGCGCGGGTAGCATTTAACCAACCGCAGGTTAAAGGAATGACAGGGAGCCCAAGTGAGAGAGTGACAAAGAGTACGAAGAAGAGATAGATGAGcaccttttttttctgtttgcacaGCTTT contains:
- the zbtb7a gene encoding zinc finger and BTB domain-containing protein 7A isoform X3, yielding MSSGAGGRGGRRLRGTASSGGGGGRGGAGEAEEGPVGIPFPEHSADILGSLNKQRLSGLLCDVLLVTQDREFPAHRSVLASCSSYFHKLFTSGAAADQQNIYNIDFVAAEALGALLDFAYTATLTVSHSSVADILAAARLLEIPPVQDVCTHLLDTKVLSPPAGSERRDEDEDEEGKGRGGREPGNRVRAQEYLEYFQRGAHWSSSCSTPELRDLPTHLHFNHGNGGAPSNGAPAVPGEYYSPLALALAQAPIQEPEEEDEDEEEDEDGEAAQGNGASLGSSYYPPSQNGHFYLPSESRLGQEIEVEDGGREGVARERGSASALLQQMMDSIEKQKERGTTGEEQGDGDDPDMEFYLNYFNSSQHEDTASAAVTQGVPPLWLSRGRTGQERVGGGGERGVGERGSGGGGGGGGGERKMRSKAFQKCPICSKVIQGAGKLPRHIRTHTGEKPYECAICKVRFTRQDKLKVHMRKHTGEKPYLCTQCGAAFAHNYDLKNHMRVHTGLRPYQCSSCFKTFVRSDHLHRHLKKDGCNGIPSRRGRKPRVREPGLLDAPLGLLNPSSDTGPGSRTMRGRRRSEASSAAEVEGAAEAHAHSPQLQELAGEAGP
- the zbtb7a gene encoding zinc finger and BTB domain-containing protein 7A isoform X2, whose amino-acid sequence is MFQAMRRCQDQTGRRTDGRTDTRVGAVLGGSAAGWWKMSSGAGGRGGRRLRGTASSGGGGGRGGAGEAEEGPVGIPFPEHSADILGSLNKQRLSGLLCDVLLVTQDREFPAHRSVLASCSSYFHKLFTSGAAADQQNIYNIDFVAAEALGALLDFAYTATLTVSHSSVADILAAARLLEIPPVQDVCTHLLDTKVLSPPAGSERRDEDEDEEGKGRGGREPGNRVRAQEYLEYFQRGAHWSSSCSTPELRDLPTHLHFNHGNGGAPSNGAPAVPGEYYSPLALALAQAPIQEPEEEDEDEEEDEDGEAAQGNGASLGSSYYPPSQNGHFYLPSESRLGQEIEVEDGGREGVARERGSASALLQQMMDSIEKQKERGTTGEEQGDGDDPDMEFYLNYFNSSQHEDTASAAVTQGVPPLWLSRGRTGQERVGGGGERGVGERGSGGGGGGGGGERKMRSKAFQKCPICSKVIQGAGKLPRHIRTHTGEKPYECAICKVRFTRQDKLKVHMRKHTGEKPYLCTQCGAAFAHNYDLKNHMRVHTGLRPYQCSSCFKTFVRSDHLHRHLKKDGCNGIPSRRGRKPRVREPGLLDAPLGLLNPSSDTGPGSRTMRGRRRSEASSAAEVEGAAEAHAHSPQLQELAGEAGP
- the zbtb7a gene encoding zinc finger and BTB domain-containing protein 7A isoform X1 is translated as MLPDLKVWRQIGVAFNRGEQNMTEERKGEVNTGEQTGRRTDGRTDTRVGAVLGGSAAGWWKMSSGAGGRGGRRLRGTASSGGGGGRGGAGEAEEGPVGIPFPEHSADILGSLNKQRLSGLLCDVLLVTQDREFPAHRSVLASCSSYFHKLFTSGAAADQQNIYNIDFVAAEALGALLDFAYTATLTVSHSSVADILAAARLLEIPPVQDVCTHLLDTKVLSPPAGSERRDEDEDEEGKGRGGREPGNRVRAQEYLEYFQRGAHWSSSCSTPELRDLPTHLHFNHGNGGAPSNGAPAVPGEYYSPLALALAQAPIQEPEEEDEDEEEDEDGEAAQGNGASLGSSYYPPSQNGHFYLPSESRLGQEIEVEDGGREGVARERGSASALLQQMMDSIEKQKERGTTGEEQGDGDDPDMEFYLNYFNSSQHEDTASAAVTQGVPPLWLSRGRTGQERVGGGGERGVGERGSGGGGGGGGGERKMRSKAFQKCPICSKVIQGAGKLPRHIRTHTGEKPYECAICKVRFTRQDKLKVHMRKHTGEKPYLCTQCGAAFAHNYDLKNHMRVHTGLRPYQCSSCFKTFVRSDHLHRHLKKDGCNGIPSRRGRKPRVREPGLLDAPLGLLNPSSDTGPGSRTMRGRRRSEASSAAEVEGAAEAHAHSPQLQELAGEAGP